TGACCTGCGCGCCAAGCAGGCGGAGCTCGCCAAGGCGAGTGCCTCGATCGATACCCAGGTCAGCCAGATCAACCGGCAGCTTGGTACCGCGCGTGCAGAGCAGGCCGCGAGGACCGGCGTCGCGGTCGAAGATACCAAGCAGACCGTGATCGTGACCGCAGCCGCAGCGGTGATATTCGGAGCGGTGCTGGCCTGGCTGATCGGCGCCAGCGTGTCGACCCCGATCCGCGGCATGACCGACCGCATGCAGTCGCTGGCGGCCGGCGAATTGGATCAGCCGATTCCCGGCGGCGAGCAGCGCGACGAGATCGGCCGGATGGCGCGCGCCGTGGAGATTTTCCGTGACAACGCGCTTGCCGTGCGCCGCATGGAGCAGGAGGCTGCGGCACAGCGTGAAGCTGCGGAGGCCGAGCGCGCCCGCATGATGTCCGATCTGGCTGGTCGATTCGAGCAGGGCATGCAGGGTGTCATCACCGGCGTCGGCGGGCGTGCGACCGAGATGGGCGAGAGCGCCAGCGAGCTGGCGCGCGTCGCCGAACGCGGCCGTGGCCTTGCGGAAGCGGTCGCCAGCCGGGCCGAGCAGGCCTCCGTCAATGTGCAGACCGTGGCCTCGGCGACCCAGGAGCTCGCGGCCTCGATCAGGGAGATCTCCTCCCAGGTCCAGCGCTCGGTCACGGTGTCGACCCGGGCGACGCACGAGACGCAGCGGACATCCGAGCTGATCGACGGGCTGTCCAGCGCGGCGGAGAGGATCGGCACCATCGTGCAGCTGATCCAGGCGATCGCGAGCCAGACCAACCTGCTGGCGCTCAACGCCACCATCGAGGCGGCGCGCGCCGGCGAGGCCGGCCGCGGATTTGCGATCGTCGCGAGCGAAGTGAAGAACCTGGCGTCGCAGACCGCGCAGGCGACGGAGCAGATCTCGAGCCAGATCGCGACCATCCAGAGCGCGACGCAGGAGACGGTCGGCGCGATCGCCCAGTTCGGCACGACCGTGCGGGAGATTGCCGAGATCTCCAATGCGATCGCCGCCGCGGTGGAGCAGCAGGGAGCGGCGACCAGCGAGATTGCACGCAACGTCGAGCAGGCGGCCAGCGGTACGGCGGCGGTCACGCAGGAGATCGGCGACGTGCGCAACGTGGCCGGGCAGACCGATGCCGGCGCTGAAGCTGCG
This region of Bradyrhizobium sp. SZCCHNS1050 genomic DNA includes:
- a CDS encoding HAMP domain-containing methyl-accepting chemotaxis protein → MSWIGVRPRIFGGFALILSFLVLLGGFAMVQVGRIGGTVDELVTSAAGDAGMSQVRAALLGANGAVERFVRTWNVGDKDAASKAIDAVGGLADQVEKQSGSLKVLADGVGPVRSALAAYRSSFAAAAEAVDRLRAATTKTDALGAVAGINMGGIQVALANRAGSEPLMNPLRLASVVDAVRIAVMRYANTLSNGDADDARLTFVYAKLAIADTEAEIAGVDDAKLKALVAALKEALTADAAALEEVIKVAADLRAKQAELAKASASIDTQVSQINRQLGTARAEQAARTGVAVEDTKQTVIVTAAAAVIFGAVLAWLIGASVSTPIRGMTDRMQSLAAGELDQPIPGGEQRDEIGRMARAVEIFRDNALAVRRMEQEAAAQREAAEAERARMMSDLAGRFEQGMQGVITGVGGRATEMGESASELARVAERGRGLAEAVASRAEQASVNVQTVASATQELAASIREISSQVQRSVTVSTRATHETQRTSELIDGLSSAAERIGTIVQLIQAIASQTNLLALNATIEAARAGEAGRGFAIVASEVKNLASQTAQATEQISSQIATIQSATQETVGAIAQFGTTVREIAEISNAIAAAVEQQGAATSEIARNVEQAASGTAAVTQEIGDVRNVAGQTDAGAEAALAAAAALQQQAASLKSNVADFLQTIRTAA